In a single window of the Syngnathus typhle isolate RoL2023-S1 ecotype Sweden linkage group LG19, RoL_Styp_1.0, whole genome shotgun sequence genome:
- the gcm2 gene encoding chorion-specific transcription factor GCMb isoform X1: MSGVEDREEADCVCSFGMKATWDINDPKLPQDTKQFDAFQEWTDGYVRYIYSAEDKNAQRHLSGWAMRNTNNHNCQILKKSCLGVVVCARGCALTDGSRLQLRPAICDKARQKQQKKLCPSCSGALELLPCRGHSGYPVTNFWRVDGKAIFFQAKGVHDHPRPESKSETEARRSSVKRRVSSPPFAPKRRLVESQALGPALLSCVESADRISFIEPSFPQHYPAFQSTDPYYNHHHHHHHNALGETSASLQKTASPRLYVGRSGYEFQGYLTSPSYPVTSELCDPRVAPVLSGPASSASAPISTSSSSFDPPLPKAGWKDLLKTSTPYGDNPHYYSSDYPCRYPGNPPASPAALQTIITTTTKVSYQPCPKGAAYQSCPKVQSGLPGCSSLPDESSSAYSAQVKVTDESGGVIKSLSFQPEVVQTKTERADAYDYRYGYGNTFRYDDY; the protein is encoded by the exons ATGTCTGGAGTGGAGGATCGCGAGGAGGCTGACTGCGTGTGCTCCTTCGGCATGAAGGCCACTTGGGACATCAACGACCCCAAACTCCCGCAG GACACAAAGCAGTTTGACGCCTTCCAAGAGTGGACGGATGGCTACGTGCGTTACATCTACAGCG CCGAGGACAAGAACGCGCAACGCCACCTGTCGGGCTGGGCCATGAGGAACACCAACAACCACAACTGCCAGATCCTGAAGAAGTCGTGCTTGGGCGTGGTGGTTTGCGCTCGAGGTTGTGCGCTGACCGACGGTTCCCGACTTCAACTGCGGCCCGCCATCTGCGATAAGGCGCGGCAGAAGCAGCAAA AGAAACTTTGTCCCAGTTGCAGCGGCGCTCTGGAGCTTCTCCCATGTCGAGGGCACAGTGGGTACCCCGTCACCAACTTCTGGAGGGTGGATGGAAAAGCCATCTTCTTTCAG GCCAAAGGGGTTCACGACCACCCTAGACCAGAGTCCAAGTCCGAGACAGAGGCCAGAAGAAGTTCGGTAAAAAGACGAGTAAGCTCGCCGCCGTTTGCACCAAAAAGACGTCTCGTGGAGTCCCAG GCTCTCGGCCCTGCCCTTCTTTCCTGCGTGGAGTCTGCAGACCGGATCTCCTTTATTGAGCCGAGCTTCCCTCAGCATTACCCGGCATTCCAAAGTACGGATCCGTACtacaaccaccaccaccaccatcaccacaatGCGCTGGGAGAGACTTCGGCCAGCCTGCAAAAGACAGCCAGTCCCAGACTCTACGTGGGTCGAAGCGGCTACGAGTTCCAAGGCTACCTGACCTCACCGTCTTATCCAGTCACCTCAGAACTCTGCGATCCGAG GGTGGCTCCGGTTCTCAGTGGTCCCGCGTCCTCGGCGTCCGCTCCCATCTCCACGTCCTCCTCATCCTTCGATCCGCCGCTGCCAAAAGCGGGCTGGAAGGATCTCCTGAAGACTTCCACTCCCTACGGCGACAACCCCCATTATTACAGTTCGGACTATCCGTGCCGCTACCCAGGAAACCCCCCGGCTTCTCCGGCAGCACTGCAgaccatcatcaccaccacgACCAAA GTGTCGTATCAACCGTGTCCGAAGGGCGCCGCCTACCAGTCATGCCCCAAAGTTCAGTCCGGGCTCCCCGGCTGCTCGTCCCTGCCGGACGAGTCGTCGTCAGCGTACTCGGCCCAAGTCAAGGTGACGGACGAGTCGGGCGGAGTCATCAAGTCTCTTTCATTTCAGCCTGAAGTGGTGCAGACCAAAACGGAGCGGGCCGACGCCTACGACTATCGCTACGGCTACGGCAACACGTTCCGCTACGACGACTACTGA
- the gcm2 gene encoding chorion-specific transcription factor GCMb isoform X2, producing MSGVEDREEADCVCSFGMKATWDINDPKLPQDTKQFDAFQEWTDGYVRYIYSAEDKNAQRHLSGWAMRNTNNHNCQILKKSCLGVVVCARGCALTDGSRLQLRPAICDKARQKQQKKLCPSCSGALELLPCRGHSGYPVTNFWRVDGKAIFFQAKGVHDHPRPESKSETEARRSSVKRRALGPALLSCVESADRISFIEPSFPQHYPAFQSTDPYYNHHHHHHHNALGETSASLQKTASPRLYVGRSGYEFQGYLTSPSYPVTSELCDPRVAPVLSGPASSASAPISTSSSSFDPPLPKAGWKDLLKTSTPYGDNPHYYSSDYPCRYPGNPPASPAALQTIITTTTKVSYQPCPKGAAYQSCPKVQSGLPGCSSLPDESSSAYSAQVKVTDESGGVIKSLSFQPEVVQTKTERADAYDYRYGYGNTFRYDDY from the exons ATGTCTGGAGTGGAGGATCGCGAGGAGGCTGACTGCGTGTGCTCCTTCGGCATGAAGGCCACTTGGGACATCAACGACCCCAAACTCCCGCAG GACACAAAGCAGTTTGACGCCTTCCAAGAGTGGACGGATGGCTACGTGCGTTACATCTACAGCG CCGAGGACAAGAACGCGCAACGCCACCTGTCGGGCTGGGCCATGAGGAACACCAACAACCACAACTGCCAGATCCTGAAGAAGTCGTGCTTGGGCGTGGTGGTTTGCGCTCGAGGTTGTGCGCTGACCGACGGTTCCCGACTTCAACTGCGGCCCGCCATCTGCGATAAGGCGCGGCAGAAGCAGCAAA AGAAACTTTGTCCCAGTTGCAGCGGCGCTCTGGAGCTTCTCCCATGTCGAGGGCACAGTGGGTACCCCGTCACCAACTTCTGGAGGGTGGATGGAAAAGCCATCTTCTTTCAG GCCAAAGGGGTTCACGACCACCCTAGACCAGAGTCCAAGTCCGAGACAGAGGCCAGAAGAAGTTCGGTAAAAAGACGA GCTCTCGGCCCTGCCCTTCTTTCCTGCGTGGAGTCTGCAGACCGGATCTCCTTTATTGAGCCGAGCTTCCCTCAGCATTACCCGGCATTCCAAAGTACGGATCCGTACtacaaccaccaccaccaccatcaccacaatGCGCTGGGAGAGACTTCGGCCAGCCTGCAAAAGACAGCCAGTCCCAGACTCTACGTGGGTCGAAGCGGCTACGAGTTCCAAGGCTACCTGACCTCACCGTCTTATCCAGTCACCTCAGAACTCTGCGATCCGAG GGTGGCTCCGGTTCTCAGTGGTCCCGCGTCCTCGGCGTCCGCTCCCATCTCCACGTCCTCCTCATCCTTCGATCCGCCGCTGCCAAAAGCGGGCTGGAAGGATCTCCTGAAGACTTCCACTCCCTACGGCGACAACCCCCATTATTACAGTTCGGACTATCCGTGCCGCTACCCAGGAAACCCCCCGGCTTCTCCGGCAGCACTGCAgaccatcatcaccaccacgACCAAA GTGTCGTATCAACCGTGTCCGAAGGGCGCCGCCTACCAGTCATGCCCCAAAGTTCAGTCCGGGCTCCCCGGCTGCTCGTCCCTGCCGGACGAGTCGTCGTCAGCGTACTCGGCCCAAGTCAAGGTGACGGACGAGTCGGGCGGAGTCATCAAGTCTCTTTCATTTCAGCCTGAAGTGGTGCAGACCAAAACGGAGCGGGCCGACGCCTACGACTATCGCTACGGCTACGGCAACACGTTCCGCTACGACGACTACTGA
- the LOC133144037 gene encoding guanine nucleotide-binding protein G(olf) subunit alpha-like isoform X1, with product MRKSSEKPTRRSRDNCRKNAKLIKPRTDSYCSVCLSVCLSVCVFLHILFVSCAGAGESGKSTIVKQMKILHVDGFNAEEKQQKIQDIRKNVKDAIVTIVSAMSMLTPPMPLGDPGNQFRVDYIKSIAPLSDFEYTEEFFEHAHKLWKDEGIQACYERANEYQLIDCAQYFLDRLDCVRRADYTPTDQDLLRCRVLTSGIFETRFQVDKVNFHMFDVGGQRDERRKWIQCFNDVTAIIFVAASSSYNMVIREDNSTNRLQESLDLFKSIWTNRFLKTISVILFLNKQDVLADKILAGKSKLEDYFPEYSKYTLAADAVPDSGEDVRVSRAKFFIRDEFLRISTATGDGKHYCYPHFTCAVDTENIRRVFNDCRDIIQRMHLRQYELL from the exons ATGAGAAAGTCAAGCGAGAAGCCAACAAGAAGATCGAGAGACAACTGCAGAAAGAACGCCAAGCTTATAAAGCCACGCACAGACTCCTACTGCTcggtctgtctttctgtctgtctatctgtctgtgtcTTTCTTCACATCCTCTTTGTCTCGTGTGCAGGAGCAGGCGAGTCCGGTAAGAGCACCATCGTCAAGCAGATGAAGATCCTCCACGTTGATGGTTTCAATGCTGA AGAGAAGCAGCAGAAGATTCAAGACATCAGGAAGAATGTCAAGGATGCCATCGTG accaTTGTCTCAGCCATGAGCATGTTGACTCCGCCCATGCCTCTGGGTGACCCTGGCAACCAGTTCCGAGTCGACTACATCAAGAGCATCGCACCGCTGTCTGACTTTGAATACACAGAG GAGTTTTTTGAGCACGCTCATAAGCTTTGGAAGGACGAGGGCATCCAGGCATGCTATGAACGTGCCAACGAGTACCAGCTGATTGACTGCGCTCAGta CTTCTTGGACCGTTTGGACTGTGTGAGAAGGGCCGACTACACCCCGACTGACCAG GATTTGTTGCGATGCCGAGTTCTGACGTCAGGGATTTTCGAAACCAGGTTTCAAGTGGACAAGGTCAACTTTCA CATGTTTGATGTGGGAGGACAGAGGGACGAACGCCGCAAGTGGATTCAGTGTTTCAACG ACGTGACGGCCATTATCTTCGTGGCCGCAAGCAGCAGCTACAACATGGTGATCCGAGAAGACAACTCCACCAATCGGCTCCAAGAATCTCTGGACCTCTTCAAATCCATCTGGACCAACAG gtttttgaAGACCATCTCGGTCATCTTGTTCCTCAACAAGCAAGATGTGCTGGCTGACAAAATATTGGCTGGCAAATCCAAACTGGAGGATTATTTCCCAGAGTACTCCAAGTACACACTTGCTGCTGATG CCGTTCCAGATTCGGGTGAAGACGTCAGGGTGAGCAGAGCCAAATTCTTCATCAGAGATGAGTTTCTG aGAATCAGCACGGCCACCGGCGACGGCAAGCATTATTGCTACCCGCACTTCACCTGCGCGGTGGACACGGAAAACATCCGTCGCGTCTTCAACGACTGCCGGGACATCATCCAGCGCATGCACCTGCGGCAGTATGAGCTCCTCTGA
- the LOC133144037 gene encoding guanine nucleotide-binding protein G(olf) subunit alpha-like isoform X2: protein MGCLGGKTDEERLDEKVKREANKKIERQLQKERQAYKATHRLLLLGAGESGKSTIVKQMKILHVDGFNAEEKQQKIQDIRKNVKDAIVTIVSAMSMLTPPMPLGDPGNQFRVDYIKSIAPLSDFEYTEEFFEHAHKLWKDEGIQACYERANEYQLIDCAQYFLDRLDCVRRADYTPTDQDLLRCRVLTSGIFETRFQVDKVNFHMFDVGGQRDERRKWIQCFNDVTAIIFVAASSSYNMVIREDNSTNRLQESLDLFKSIWTNRFLKTISVILFLNKQDVLADKILAGKSKLEDYFPEYSKYTLAADAVPDSGEDVRVSRAKFFIRDEFLRISTATGDGKHYCYPHFTCAVDTENIRRVFNDCRDIIQRMHLRQYELL, encoded by the exons ATGGGCTGCTTGGGAGGGAAGACGGACGAAGAGCGACTGGATGAGAAAGTCAAGCGAGAAGCCAACAAGAAGATCGAGAGACAACTGCAGAAAGAACGCCAAGCTTATAAAGCCACGCACAGACTCCTACTGCTcg GAGCAGGCGAGTCCGGTAAGAGCACCATCGTCAAGCAGATGAAGATCCTCCACGTTGATGGTTTCAATGCTGA AGAGAAGCAGCAGAAGATTCAAGACATCAGGAAGAATGTCAAGGATGCCATCGTG accaTTGTCTCAGCCATGAGCATGTTGACTCCGCCCATGCCTCTGGGTGACCCTGGCAACCAGTTCCGAGTCGACTACATCAAGAGCATCGCACCGCTGTCTGACTTTGAATACACAGAG GAGTTTTTTGAGCACGCTCATAAGCTTTGGAAGGACGAGGGCATCCAGGCATGCTATGAACGTGCCAACGAGTACCAGCTGATTGACTGCGCTCAGta CTTCTTGGACCGTTTGGACTGTGTGAGAAGGGCCGACTACACCCCGACTGACCAG GATTTGTTGCGATGCCGAGTTCTGACGTCAGGGATTTTCGAAACCAGGTTTCAAGTGGACAAGGTCAACTTTCA CATGTTTGATGTGGGAGGACAGAGGGACGAACGCCGCAAGTGGATTCAGTGTTTCAACG ACGTGACGGCCATTATCTTCGTGGCCGCAAGCAGCAGCTACAACATGGTGATCCGAGAAGACAACTCCACCAATCGGCTCCAAGAATCTCTGGACCTCTTCAAATCCATCTGGACCAACAG gtttttgaAGACCATCTCGGTCATCTTGTTCCTCAACAAGCAAGATGTGCTGGCTGACAAAATATTGGCTGGCAAATCCAAACTGGAGGATTATTTCCCAGAGTACTCCAAGTACACACTTGCTGCTGATG CCGTTCCAGATTCGGGTGAAGACGTCAGGGTGAGCAGAGCCAAATTCTTCATCAGAGATGAGTTTCTG aGAATCAGCACGGCCACCGGCGACGGCAAGCATTATTGCTACCCGCACTTCACCTGCGCGGTGGACACGGAAAACATCCGTCGCGTCTTCAACGACTGCCGGGACATCATCCAGCGCATGCACCTGCGGCAGTATGAGCTCCTCTGA
- the gcm2 gene encoding chorion-specific transcription factor GCMb isoform X3, whose amino-acid sequence MSGVEDREEADCVCSFGMKATWDINDPKLPQDTKQFDAFQEWTDGYVRYIYSAEDKNAQRHLSGWAMRNTNNHNCQILKKSCLGVVVCARGCALTDGSRLQLRPAICDKARQKQQKKLCPSCSGALELLPCRGHSGYPVTNFWRVDGKAIFFQAKGVHDHPRPESKSETEARRSSVKRRVSSPPFAPKRRLVESQALGPALLSCVESADRISFIEPSFPQHYPAFQSTDPYYNHHHHHHHNALGETSASLQKTASPRLYVGRSGYEFQGYLTSPSYPVTSELCDPRVAPVLSGPASSASAPISTSSSSFDPPLPKAGWKDLLKTSTPYGDNPHYYSSDYPCRYPGNPPASPAALQTIITTTTKPEVVQTKTERADAYDYRYGYGNTFRYDDY is encoded by the exons ATGTCTGGAGTGGAGGATCGCGAGGAGGCTGACTGCGTGTGCTCCTTCGGCATGAAGGCCACTTGGGACATCAACGACCCCAAACTCCCGCAG GACACAAAGCAGTTTGACGCCTTCCAAGAGTGGACGGATGGCTACGTGCGTTACATCTACAGCG CCGAGGACAAGAACGCGCAACGCCACCTGTCGGGCTGGGCCATGAGGAACACCAACAACCACAACTGCCAGATCCTGAAGAAGTCGTGCTTGGGCGTGGTGGTTTGCGCTCGAGGTTGTGCGCTGACCGACGGTTCCCGACTTCAACTGCGGCCCGCCATCTGCGATAAGGCGCGGCAGAAGCAGCAAA AGAAACTTTGTCCCAGTTGCAGCGGCGCTCTGGAGCTTCTCCCATGTCGAGGGCACAGTGGGTACCCCGTCACCAACTTCTGGAGGGTGGATGGAAAAGCCATCTTCTTTCAG GCCAAAGGGGTTCACGACCACCCTAGACCAGAGTCCAAGTCCGAGACAGAGGCCAGAAGAAGTTCGGTAAAAAGACGAGTAAGCTCGCCGCCGTTTGCACCAAAAAGACGTCTCGTGGAGTCCCAG GCTCTCGGCCCTGCCCTTCTTTCCTGCGTGGAGTCTGCAGACCGGATCTCCTTTATTGAGCCGAGCTTCCCTCAGCATTACCCGGCATTCCAAAGTACGGATCCGTACtacaaccaccaccaccaccatcaccacaatGCGCTGGGAGAGACTTCGGCCAGCCTGCAAAAGACAGCCAGTCCCAGACTCTACGTGGGTCGAAGCGGCTACGAGTTCCAAGGCTACCTGACCTCACCGTCTTATCCAGTCACCTCAGAACTCTGCGATCCGAG GGTGGCTCCGGTTCTCAGTGGTCCCGCGTCCTCGGCGTCCGCTCCCATCTCCACGTCCTCCTCATCCTTCGATCCGCCGCTGCCAAAAGCGGGCTGGAAGGATCTCCTGAAGACTTCCACTCCCTACGGCGACAACCCCCATTATTACAGTTCGGACTATCCGTGCCGCTACCCAGGAAACCCCCCGGCTTCTCCGGCAGCACTGCAgaccatcatcaccaccacgACCAAA CCTGAAGTGGTGCAGACCAAAACGGAGCGGGCCGACGCCTACGACTATCGCTACGGCTACGGCAACACGTTCCGCTACGACGACTACTGA